One genomic window of Bradyrhizobium sp. B124 includes the following:
- the infC gene encoding translation initiation factor IF-3, with product MRRPNRAPPTVAKDGPRTNDEIRNAQIQLIDSDGVNQGTVETMVAIKMAMEAGMDLVEISPNVSPPVCKIMDYGKYKYSAQKKAAEARKKQKVVEIKEIKLRPMIDDHDYDVKMRAMQRFFEEGDKVKITLRYRGREMAHQEIGTKLLDKVKADVAEFAKVEQDARFEGRQVVMVLAPR from the coding sequence ATTCGCCGTCCCAATAGAGCCCCGCCCACAGTCGCAAAAGACGGGCCGCGCACCAATGATGAGATTCGCAACGCGCAGATCCAGCTGATTGATTCAGATGGTGTCAACCAGGGCACCGTCGAAACCATGGTGGCCATCAAGATGGCCATGGAAGCCGGCATGGATCTCGTCGAGATTTCGCCGAACGTCAGTCCCCCGGTCTGCAAGATCATGGACTACGGCAAGTACAAATATTCCGCGCAGAAGAAGGCCGCCGAAGCTCGCAAGAAGCAGAAGGTCGTCGAGATCAAGGAGATCAAGCTCCGCCCGATGATCGACGATCACGACTATGACGTGAAGATGCGCGCGATGCAGCGCTTCTTCGAGGAAGGCGACAAGGTCAAGATCACCTTGCGCTACCGCGGTCGTGAGATGGCGCACCAGGAGATCGGCACCAAGCTCTTGGACAAGGTGAAGGCCGACGTTGCCGAGTTCGCCAAGGTCGAGCAGGACGCGAGGTTCGAAGGCCGCCAGGTCGTGATGGTGCTGGCGCCGCGCTAA